A region of Heteronotia binoei isolate CCM8104 ecotype False Entrance Well chromosome 2, APGP_CSIRO_Hbin_v1, whole genome shotgun sequence DNA encodes the following proteins:
- the DIRAS1 gene encoding GTP-binding protein Di-Ras1, producing the protein MPEQSNDYRVVVFGAGGVGKSSLVLRFVKGTFRDTYIPTIEDTYRQVISCDKSVCTLQITDTTGSHQFPAMQRLSISKGHAFILVFSITSKQSLEELKPIYQQIVQIKGSVESIPIMLVGNKCDETQREVETKEGEAMAKEWKCAFMETSAKMNYNVKELFQELLNLEKRRNMSLNIDGKRSNKQKRTDKIKGKCSLM; encoded by the coding sequence ATGCCGGAACAAAGCAATGATTACCGTGTGGTGGTCTTCGGGGCCGGTGGTGTGGGGAAGAGCTCCCTGGTCTTGCGCTTCGTCAAAGGCACTTTCCGTGACACGTACATACCAACTATCGAGGACACCTACAGGCAGGTCATCAGCTGCGACAAGAGCGTCTGTACCTTGCAGATTACCGACACCACAGGGAGCCACCAGTTCCCAGCCATGCAGCGCCTCTCCATCTCCAAAGGCCACGCCTTCATCTTGGTCTTCTCTATCACCAGCAAGCAGTCCCTGGAGGAGCTGAAGCCCATCTACCAGCAGATCGTGCAGATCAAAGGCAGCGTGGAGAGCATCCCCATCATGCTGGTGGGCAACAAGTGCGACGAGACACAGCGCGAGGTGGAGACCAAAGAGGGTGAGGCCATGGCCAAGGAGTGGAAGTGCGCCTTCATGGAGACATCAGCCAAGATGAACTACAATGTCAAAGAGCTCTTCCAGGAGCTGCTCAACCTGGAGAAAAGGAGGAACATGAGCCTCAACATCGATGGCAAGAGGTCCAACAAGCAGAAGAGGACAGACAAAATCAAGGGGAAGTGCAGTCTCATGTGA